One genomic segment of Hordeum vulgare subsp. vulgare chromosome 2H, MorexV3_pseudomolecules_assembly, whole genome shotgun sequence includes these proteins:
- the LOC123426730 gene encoding 40S ribosomal protein S10-1, which translates to MIISKKNRNEICKYLFQEGVLYAKKDYNLAKHPQIDVPNLQVIKLMQSFKSKEYVRETFSWQHYYWYLTNDGIEFLRNFLNLPSEIVPATLKKSARPPGRPLGSGPPGDRPRGPPRFEGDRPRYGDRDGYRGGPRGAPGDFGGEKGGAPADFQPSFRSSGGGGFGRGGGAGGFGRGGGGAGGFGASPME; encoded by the exons ATG ATCATCTCCAAGAAGAACCGCAATGAGATTTGCAAGTACCTCTTCCAAG AGGGGGTGCTGTATGCCAAGAAGGACTACAACCTGGCGAAGCACCCGCAGATTGATGTGCCGAACCTCCAGGTGATCAAGCTCATGCAGAGCTTCAAGTCTAAGGAATACGTCAGGGAGACCTTCTCGTGGCAGCATTACTATTGGTACCTCACCAACGATGGCATTGAGTTCCTGCGCAACTTCCTCAACCTGCCGTCTGAGATTGTGCCTGCCACGCTCAAAAAATCTGCCAGGCCTCCTGGCCGCCCACTCGGTTCTGGCCCACCTGGTGATCGCCCGAG GGGGCCACCTCGTTTTGAGGGTGACAGGCCAAGATATGGCGACAGGGATGGTTACCGTGGCGGTCCTCGTGGTGCACCTGGTGACTTTGGTGGTGAGAAAGGCGGAGCTCCTGCAGACTTCCAGCCATCATTCAGG AGCTCTGGTGGAGGTGGATTTGGCCGCGGCGGTGGCGCAGGTGGCTTTggccgtggtggcggtggtgctggTGGCTTTGGCGCTAGCCCAATGGAGTGA